The genomic window TTCACTCCCCTCCCGGGGTTCTTTTCAACTTTCCCTCGCGGTACTTGTACGCTATCGGTCTAGTTTTAGTATTTAGCCTTGGACCATGGTCGGCCCGGATTCCTACAGGGTTTCACGTGTCCCGTAGTACTTGGGATACCTCTAGGGCGCTTCGGGATTTCGCTTACGAGACTATCACTCTCTTTGGTGCGCCTTTCCAGGCGTCTTCTGCTATCCGTCCGCATCCCACATTAAGGTCCCGCAACCCCCTGTACCTTGCGGTGCAGGGTTTAGGCTGTTCCCTTTTCGCTCGCCACTACTGGGGGAATCTCTCATCGATTTATTTTCCTCGGGTTACTTAGATGTTTCAATTCGCCCGGTGTAGCCGCCTGCCACTATGTATTCATGGCAGGATATCCAGACATTACTCTGGATGGGTTTCCCCATTCGGAAATCCCCGGATCAAAGCATGTTTGCTGCTCCCCGGAGCATATCGGTGCTTACCCCGTCCTTCATCGCTCTAACTAGCCAAGTCATCCTTTATTGACCCTTAGTAGCTTGACAACTTAAATCTGGTTCTCTCGATTATTTTCTCTCGGTTATTATTGTAGTTTTACCCTACTATCAAAGCCTTAAAGACCTTGATTTCTGGTAATATAAAATTGTCAAAGAACATAGGTTCGCGGAACTGGCCGCGAAACAAATTTTATGCGTATTAATGGAGGCGAGCAGGATTGAACTGCCGACCCCCTGCTTGCAAAGCAGGTGCTCTCCCAGCTGAGCTACGCCCCCCTAATCTGAAGGCACTACGCTCGCTAAACCGCTTATCGCGGTTTTTTACGCTCGCTTTAGTGCCACCAAAATTTTCCTTGCCGGAAAATTTTGGTGGGCCCAAGTGGATTCGAACCACTGACCCCAGTCTTATCAGGGCTGTGCTCTAACCAACTGAGCTATGGGCCCAAATGTTTCCCAAAGCTCAATGGCGGATAAAATAAATAGCCAAGTAATTGTGTAGATTGCTTTGTTTTGTATAACTAAACAGACTTTGCAGGATGAAACTCATCATCCAACATACCCACTAAAATTCTCCCTGTCGCGAGTCGACTAGGGATTATTTTAGAAAGGAGGTGATCCAGCCGCACCTTCCGGTACGGCTACCTTGTTACGACTTAGCGCCAGTCACCGAATTTACCTTGGGGGCTGATATTGTCTCAGCCACTTCTGGTACCTTCGGCTTCCATCGCTTGACGGGCGGTGTGTACAAGGCCCGGGAACGTATTCACGGCGGCGTGCTGATCCGCCATTACTAGCGATTCCGGCTTCATGGAGTCGGATTGCAGACTCCAATCTGAACTGGCCCCACTTTTTTGCGATTAGCTCCCCCTCGCGGGTTGGCAACGCTTTGTAGTGGGGATTGTAACACGTGTGTAGCCCAGGACATAAGGGCCGTACTGACTTGACGTCATCTTCACCTTCCTCCTGCTTATCGCAGGCGGTCCCCTTAGAGTGCTCCGAGGCATTCCTTTCGAAATGCCAAGGGTAGCAACAAAGGGCAATGGTTGCGCTCGTTGAGGGACTTAACCCAACACCTCACGGCACGAGCTGACGACAGCCATGCAACACCTGTGCAGGCTCCCGATTTGACGGGTCGTTCCCCTTTCAGTTCACTACTTCCTGCATGTCAAGTCCTGGTAAGGTTTCTCGCGTAGCGTCGAATTGAACCACATGTTCCACCGCTTGTGCGGGCCCCCGTCAATTCCTTTGAGTTTTAACCTTGCGGTCGTAGTCCCCAGGTGGAGCACTTAACGGGTTACCTTGCGGCGCTGACCCTTACGGACCAACACCTAGTGCTCATCGTTTACGGCTAGGACTACCAGGGTATCTAATCCTGTTTGCTCCCCTAGCTTTCGCAGATCAGCGTCAGAACCGGACCAGAAAGCCGCTTTCGCTACTGGTGTTCTTCTCGATATCTACAGATTTCACCCTTACACCGAGAATTCCGCTTTCCTCTTCCGGTCTCAAGCCCGATAGTTTGAAAGGCAGTTCCGGAGTTGAGCTCCGGGATTTCACCCTTCACTTATCAGGCCGCCTACCTGCCCTTTACACCCAATGAATCCGAGTAACGCTCGCCACCCCCGTATTACCGCGGCTGCTGGCACGGAGTTGGCCGTGGCTTCTTCTCTGAGTACCGTCAGTCCCGATAGCTATTCGTTATCGGGATGTTCTTCCCCATCGAAAGAGGTTTACGATCCGAAAACCTTCGTCCCTCACGCGGCGTCGCATAGTCAGGCTTGCGCCCATTGCTAAAGATCCTCGACTGCAGCCTCCCGTAGGAGTCTGGGCAGTGTCTCAGTCCCAGTGTGGCTGACCACCCTCTGAGGCCAGCTACCCGTCAAAAGCCTTGGTAGGCTGTTACCCTACCAACTAGCTGATAGGATGTGGGCCTATCCTTAAGCGCAGGGCCTTGCGGTCCCCTGCTTTACCCTTAACAGCTTTTGCTGTCAAGGACACATCAAGTATTACTCTGGCTTTCGCCAGGCTATCCTTAACTTAGGGGTAAGTTACCCACACATTACTCACCCGTTTGCCGCTATGGCTGATAAAACACCATCGCGCGACTTGCATGCCTAATCCACGCCGCCAGCGTTCACTCTGAGCCAGGATCAAACTCTCCGAAAAAACAGAAAAGTTTGAGGCTCACGCACAATTACTTGGCTATTTAATTGATTCTCAAAAGAGCGGTTGTTGAGAAAAAAAATTGCGCCGATGAATTCCATCGGCGCATAAATACGCACCTTAGATTTTCACCGCTATTTAACCGGACCGGATATCAATACCTATATTTATATCTTTCACAATATAGATTATACCCCCTTTTGGGGTGACACTATATATACCAAACTAACATAACCTTGTCAAGCATTTTTTAACAGAAAACTAAGTTACAGCAAATCTTGACTTTACAACAAAAGTATGCTAAATATATTCAACATCAAAAAACAAGGATAAAACAGATGGAAAACATCAAGAGCATACAGGAAGAACTGAACAGGGCAAGGTCGGAGCTTAACGTCCTCTACGAGATATCAAACGCGATGCGCACCACCCTGCAGCTGGATGAGATCCTCTATATCATACTGACCGGGGTTACCGCGCACGTGGGGCTGGGATTTAACCGCGCCATATTGTTCCTGGTCAACGAACAGGAAAAGATCGTTGAAGGGAAAATGGCCATAGGCCCTGATACCGGCGAAGAGGCCAACAGGATATGGACAAAAATAGAAGAAGAGAAAAAGAACCTGGACGATCTGATAGGCGCCTATGAGGCATCGGATAGAATGATCGAATCCTCCCTGAACAGGCAGATAACCCATATAAAAATACCCCTTGAAGCGAATTCCAATAATCTGCTTGCTATCGGAGTGCTTGACGCCATGCCCCTTCACCTGACAAAAGAAACGATCGTAAACTATAAAAACGACCCTCTGGTGCGCATGCTTGATACTGAAGAAATAGCCATAGTCCCCCTAAGGGGCAAGGATAAGGTCAACGGGATCATTACGGCGGATAACATATTTACCAAAAAGCCCATAACAAAAGACGACCTGCGCCTGCTGATGATGCTGGCAAACCAGGCCGGGCTTGCCATAGAGAACTCCCGGCTCTACGAAAACGCCATAATCCGCTCTCATACGGATTCACTCACTAATCTCTGGAACCACGGCTACTTTCAGTACACCTTGCAAAAAGAGCTGGAAAAGGCCGGCGCCCTCAACAGCGCCGTATCCCTGATCATGATCGATATGGACAACTTCAAGGACTATAACGACACCTGGGGCCACCAGACAGGAGACAAGATCCTCAGGGACCTGGCCGGGCTTATTCAGAGCTACTCAAGAAAGATGGATTACGTTTGCAGGTACGGCGGAGAGGAATTTACCGTTATACTGCCTCAGGCCAATAAGGCCGACGCCATACGGCTGGCGGAACGGCTGCGCGAAGCCATAATAAGGCACAAATTCAGCCATGAAGAGATCATGCCCGGCAAAGAGCTTACTGCCAGCTTCGGAATAGCGACCTACCCGCAAGACGGCAAAACCCCGCACGAACTGATATCACACTCCGATAAAATGCTGCTTAAGGCAAAAAAGGAAGGAAAAAACCGCGTCTATTGAGCCGGCGCGGGGACTTCTTCATCCGCGGCTCCGGCGCGCCGCACGCGGCTGACTGCCGCGGCCTTCTTATCATTTTCACTGAACTTCACTGAGACGATCTTGGAGACACCCGACTCTTCCATAGTTATGCCGTACATCACGCCGGCATTGGCTATGGTTTTCTTATTGTGGGTTATGACTATGAACTGCGAGGCCTTGGAAAATTCCTGAAGGACCCTTGAAAACCTGTCAACATTCGCCTCATCCAGCGCCGCGTCTATTTCGTCAAGCACGCAGAACGGAGAAGGGTTGACCTTGAATATGGCGAAGATCAGGGCTATGGCGGTCATTGACTTTTCGCCTCCGGAAAGAAGCAGAACGTTCTGCAGCTTTTTTCCCGGCGGCCGGGCCACTATCTCTATGCCCGATTCAAGCGGGTCATTCTCGTCTAAAAGGAACAGCTGCGCGTCGCCTCCGGAAAACAGGACCTTGAAATAATTCCTGAATTCCTCGGTGATCCTGGAAAATGTATCCAGGAACATCTTGCGGGTAGTGCGGTTGATCTTCAGGATCGCCTCGTGCAGGGAATCCTTGGCGGAAACCAGGTCGGCCTGCTGCTGTATGAGGAAATCGTATCTGGTCTTAAGTTCGTCGTATTCTTCTATGGCTACGAGGTTCACAGAGCCGTAAGAATCAACGCGTTTCTTAAGCGCCTCTATCTTCTGAACGCATTCCTCCATATCTAAAGGCGCGTCGCCCTCCGCGACAGGCAGCGTATCTATGTCTACCTTGTATGCCTGGAGCATCCTTTCTTTGATGGCGCCCTTCTTAAAATTGATCTCCTGATCAGCCATCTCGTATTTATGCATCCGGGCGCTGAGTTCCTCCACACTGCCGGCCAACTCGGCGTGGCGCTTCCTGTCTTCAATAAGATTACCGTCCAGTAATTTGAACTGCTCTCTTAAGTCCTCGATCAAGGCGCTGTCTGTCTGCCTCTCCTGCTGCGCGCGGCCGATCTCTTCCTGCATTGACTTGATCTGGGAAGCCAGCTCTTCCTGCTTAACGGCCGCCTCCTCTATCTCTTTGACAGCCGCGCCCAGGGCCTGCCTGTCCTGCTCATATGTCGTCCTGAGCATCCGCAGGGTCTCGTTCTCTGAATCCATCGATCTGGTCAAAGAGTCGATCTCTGACTTCAACTGCGTAAACTGCAGCAGGTGCTCTTCTCTCTTGAAACCCAGGGACAGCATCAATTCCTGTGAAGAAGCGATAAGGTCATTTTGTTCTTTGAGCTGGTTCTCCACATCCTTTAATTCGTTGCCCAGGGTCTCCTGGCGCAATTTCAGCCCTGCCAGCTCCTTTTCCGTGTCCTGATGCTCAAAATCAAGCAGCTCCTTCTCGGAATTCAACTTGTCCAGCTGCTCTCTTATGCCTGTCTGCTGCGACTTCTTGTCTATCAAGGACACCTCCTGCGAATGGAGGTCTTCCCTGTGATTTGATAATTCGTTTTCCAGCGCTTCAATGAACAGCCGCTTTTCCTGGCAGGCATTCTGCAGAGAAGCAATATTCCGGGCCATAGCGTCTATCTTTTCCGTTATCTCCTTTGTGCCCAGAGGAATGGGCTTTGCCTCGCATTCCGCCCTGAAAGAAAATCCGCCTGCCGCGTCATCTGACTCGGATACGCTGCCCACCTTGGCAAGAAAACCGCTTATTTCCTCCTGAGGCAGTTTATCCAGCAGCAGGACCGCCCTGTGCGTTTCGCTTATATCTTCGTACTTCAATTTAAGCTTCTCCAGAAACTCCCTCTGCGACTCAAGGCCCATCTTATCCTTCTCAAGCGAGATGATCTCCTCCTCCAGCCTCTTGAGCATCGCCTTCTCGTTATTAAGATTTTCCACGGAAGAGCTGACCCTGGAGTTTATTTCATCAAATCTACCCTGTATCTGCCGCGCCTCCAAAGCAACGGCCGCGAGGGCTTCTTCCACCCCGCTCTTTTCCTGGGCCAGCTTCGCGCGCTCCAGTTCCAGCCGCCTTTTGCGCGCGAATGTATTCTGCGCCTTGACGTCCGCGTCAACGCTTTCATTGCGCAGCCTGACCTGAATGCCGGCAAACCCGATTATCTTCTCTTTTGCCGCGCTTACGCCGTCGTTGAGCACCTTGACCTTGCTCGCGATCTCGTCCAGAAGGCGCTCCGCTTCCGAGCGTAAAGCCTTCTTGCCCTCTATCTCCGCCTGCCTCTTGGAAAATTCGCCCTCAAAATCATCCAGCCGCTGCTTATTGTCTTTGGCCTTAAGTTCTATCTGCGCCCTCTGCCCGGCCAATCTCTCCGCCCTCAACCGCAACTCTTCTATCCTCTCGGTATCTACCGCGATCATCTGGCGGTCCCTCTCAATGGTATTATCCATTGACACGACCTTGTCCTTCAATGAAGAGATCCTCTCTTCAAGCTGCCTTAAGCGGCTGTTGTGCTCTTCCAGGCCCGAGCTTATTTCCTGCATCTGGGCCGACTTGACCGCGTACTCCTCACGCGACTGAGACGCGCTCAGCCGCACCTGCAGCTGCTGGCCATTCAAGTCAGAGAACTGCCTGGCGCCCAACTTCAGCTCCAAGCCCTTCAATTCATCAAACACCTCCCTGTAGCGCCTTGCCTTGTTCGCCTGTCTTTCCAGTGAGGTTATCTGCCTGTTGACCTCGGTGACAATATCATTGAGGCGCAGCAGGTTCTGCTCGGTATCTTCAAGCTTGCGCATTGCCTCGCGCTTTTGCGACTTGTATTTTGTTATCCCGCTTGCCTCGTCAAAGACAAGGCGGCGGTCTTCAGGCCTTGAGCTTAGAATAAGGTCTATCTTGCCCTGCTGGATAAGTGAATAGGACTCCGCGCCTATGCCTGTGCCCATAAATATCTCTTGAATATCCTTGAGGCGGACCTGCGTGCTGTTAAGCAGGTATTCGCTCTCTCCGGAACGGAAAAGCCGTCGCGTAATGACCACCTCTTCGGAATCAACGGGAAGCGCCTTTGATTCGTTGGAGAACGATAATGATACCTCTGCCATGCCTAAATTCGGCTTCGTATCCGAACCGTTAAAAATAACGTCCTCCATCTTTGAGCCGCGCAGTTCCTTGACCGACTGCTCGCCCAGGACCCAGCGTATTGAATCAAATATATTGGACTTGCCGCAGCCGTTCGGGCCGACCACGGCGGTAATGCCGGGCTCAAAATCAAGGACCGTCTTGTCAGCGAACGATTTAAAACCGCATAGCTCTAATTTCCTGAAATACATTTAACACCCGCCTTTTATTTCTTTGAATTTTTTAGTCAGAAGCGGCACGGCCTCAAAGAGGTCGGCCACTATGCCGTATGTCGCCACCTTAAATATGGGGGCATGGGGGTCATGGTTAATGGCGACGATCACCTTTGACGACTGCATGCCTACAAGATGCTGGATCTGCCCCGATATGCCGCAGGCAAAATAGATCTTGGGGCAGACCGTCTTGCCGGTCTGTCCTACCTGATGCGAATAAGGCATCCAGCCCGCATCAACCGCTGAGCGCGATGCGCCGACTGCGCCGCCCAGGACAGAGGCCAGCCCCTCTAATAATTTAAAATTCTCCGGTCCGCGCATGCCCCTGCCGCCTGAAACGATTATATCCGCTTCAGATATATTTATCAATGACTCTATTTCTTCAACCACGTCAAGCAGGGTCGTCCTGGACGCCAGCTCTTCCGGCGTGAACTCTTCCCGTATGACCCTGCCCTTTCTCTTTTTGTCCTCCGCCGCCTGCTTCATCACTTTATGGCGCACCGTTGCCATCTGAGGCCGGTGATTAGGAGTGATGATCGTAGCCATGATATTGCCGCCGAATGCCGGCCGCGTCTGAAGCAGCATCCTCTCTTTAAGATCAATGTCCAGCCCTGTGCAGTCCGCGGTCAGCCCCGCGTATATCTTGACCGCCACCTTGGAGATCAGGGAACGGCCGATGGTGGTGGCGCCGCAGAGCACAATCTCCGGCTTGTGCTTATTTATCAGCTTCGTTAAACAGTAAGCGTAGACATCGTCCATATAGTGAAGCAGGCGAAGGTCTTCCACAAGATAGACGATATCCGCCCCCCGCCATATGATCTCATCCACCTGCCCGTCCATATCATTGCCGATCAAGACCGCGGACAGCTCTGTCTTTAGCTTGTCCGCCAGCTCCCTGCCTTTTCCCAGCAGTTCATACGCGACTGACTGGACCTTGCCCTCTTTCTGCTCGCAGAATACCCATACGCCTTTATAATCCTTCAAGTCCGCCGGCTTGCCGGCCTTCTTCTTCAGTATGACTATGGCGCCGAACTTGCACACCGGTTCGCAGGCGCCGCATAGATTGCACTTGTCAAAGTCAACCACCGCCTTTTTATCCACAACGGCTATGGCGCCGAAAGGGCAGACCTTGATACAAAGCTTGCAGCCGGTGCATTTTTCTTTAGAGATCTGAATGCTCATATTTCTTTCTTTAATAATTCAACTAACTTATCGGCGCAGTCAGCTGCCTCGCCCTCAAAGATCTGCCCGCCCTGCCTGGGGGCGGGCGTAAATATCTTCACTACCTGCGTGGGAGAACCGCTGAGGCCTAAATATTTGTGGTCTGCCGCGGCATCCGCTGCGCTCCACTTAGTAATCACTGCCTGCCTGGCGCGCATCTTGCCCTTCAAAGAAGGAAGGCGCGGCTCATTTATCTCTTTGACCACTGTGATCAACGCCGGCAGGGACGACTGTATTATCTCATAGCCCTCCTCTGTCATGCGGAAGGCCTTTATCTCTTTATCATTTATTGATTCGATCTTCTTCACATACGTGATCTGGGGTATATCAAGGTGCGTGGCGATGCCGGGGCCCACCTGCGCGGTATCTCCGTCGGATGCCTGCTTTCCGCAGATGATCAGGCGGTAATTCCCTATCTTTTTTATGGCGCAGGACAAGGCGTAGCTGGTAGCCCAGGTATCGCTGCCGGCAAAGGCGCGGTCGGTAAGGAGTATGCCGTCATCGATCCCCATGGATATCGCCTCCCTTAACGCGTTCTCCGCCTGAGGCGGCCCCATAGTAAGGGCAATGGCCTTGCAGCCAAGTTTCTCTTTAAGGCGTATGCCTTCTTCCAAGGCGTACATATCAAAGGGGTTTATTATTGACTGCACCCCTTCTCTGATAAGAGTGTTTGTTTCGGGATTTATACGGACTTCCGTGGTCTCGGGAACCTGCTTTATACAGACAATTATATTCATCGTATCCTCTACAGGCTTACGCCTGTAGTATCCTTATTCCCCACACGTAAGTGTGGGGTAACATTATCTCTTGGCTTCCTTTATCAGTTGCAGCGCGATGATGTTCCTCTGTATCTGGTTGGTGCCTTCGTAGATCTGGGTGATCTTGGCATCGCGCATATGCTTCTCCACGGGGTATTCCTTCATGTATCCATAACCGCCCAGTATCTGAACGGCGTCGGTAGTCACCTTCATTGCCACGTCGGAAGCGAACAGCTTTGCCATGGCGGATTCCTTTGATACGTTCTTCACCCCGGCGTCCACGTGGCGGGCGACAGAATAGACCAGCGCCCGGGCCGCCTCAACCTCCGTCGCCATATCCGCCAGCATCCATTGTATGCCCTGAAACGACGCTATTGACTTGCCGAACTGCTCTCTTTCCGTGGAGTATTTTACCGCCTCATCCAAAGCCCCCTGCGCTATGCCTAATGCCTGGGCCGCGACCCCGGGCCGCGATTTATCAAATGTATGCATTGTCACTATAAACCCCATACCCTCCTTGCTTAAGAGATTAGCCGCGGGTATTTTGCAATCGGTAAAGACAAGCTCTCTGGTCGCCGAAGCCCTGATGCCGAGCTTATCTTCTTTTTTGCCGAATGTGAACCCGGGCGTGCCTTTTTCAACGATGAAGGCGGAGGCGCCTCTGGCGCCCTTTGCCTTGTCCGTCATGGCAATGATCACGTATATCTCTGCCTCGCCGCCGTTGGTAATAAAATGCTTTGTGCCGTTCAATATATAGTGATCTCCGGATTTCTTAGCCGTGGTCTGTATGGCAGAGGCATCTGAACCGGCTGCCGGCTCAGTGATACCGAAAGCAGCGATCTTCTCGCCCTTTGCCAGAGGAGGCAGGTATTTTTTCTTCTGTTCATCCGTGCCAAAGAGGATGATGGGGAACGTCCCCAGCGCTGAAGCGGCATAGCATACAGATATGCCGCCGCAGGCGCGGGACAATTCTTCGGTGGCGATACAAAGGTCCAATACGCCTCCGCCCATGCCCCCGTACTCTGCCGGGATAAATATGGCAAAAAGGTCCGACTGCGCCAGGATCTTCATCATATCCCAGGGGAACTCCTCCGAGGCGTCATACTTTGCCGCTACCGGCTTGATCTTATCCCGCGCTATCTGCCTGCAGAGGTCCCTTATCATTTTCTGTTCTTCGGTCAAAAGATAATCCATTTCTCTCCTCTCTATTTTAGGTTTCTGATCACTGCCGTCTCTTTACAATTGGGGAACTTCGGGCAATCGCAGCACTCCGCCCATATTTTATGCGGGAGTTTTGATTTGTCAATAGGCCTGAACTCAAACTTCTTAAAAAACCCCGGGCAATACGTAAGCGCGAATATCTTTTTTGCCTTAAGCAGGCGCGCCTCTTCAAGGCAGGCGGAAAGAAGCCCCCTGCCTATGCCGCTGCCGTGCCTTTTCTTCTCAACCGCCAGCGACTTGATCTCAGCCATCCCCTCCCAGCCGACTATGTGCAAGGCGCAGCAGCCGATGACCCTGCCTCTTTCAACGCGCACAAAAAAATCCCTTATGTTCTCGTATAGCTCGTTAAGCGAACGCGGCAGCATCATATCACGTTCGGCAAAGGAATTTATCAGCCGCTGAATCTGCTTCACGTCGTTTATGGTGGCTTTGCGTATCATCCTATGCTCTTTCTCCTCTACAGGCTTACGCCTGTAGTATCCCTATTCTACTATAGAAGATTGGATTCCCCACACGTAAGTGTGGGGTTATTTGATCTCCATACCCTTAGCAACTACCACAATCCCTGAATCAGTAACCGTGAATCTCTTCATATCCTCTTTTATATCATAACCGATCACCGAATTAGGAGCGATGCGCGCGTCCTTGTCAATGATCGCCCTCTTTATCTTCGCGTACCTTCCCACGTCCACGCCTTCCATCAGAATAGAATCATAAACCTCTGAATAGCTGTTTATCCTCACGTTGGGCGAAAGCACCGAATGCTGGACCCTGCCGCCGCTTATGACGCAGCCGCTGGACACCAGAGAATCCAGGACAACGCCTACCCTTTTCTTGTCCTCTTCGCCGCTGAAC from Candidatus Omnitrophota bacterium includes these protein-coding regions:
- a CDS encoding diguanylate cyclase, whose amino-acid sequence is MENIKSIQEELNRARSELNVLYEISNAMRTTLQLDEILYIILTGVTAHVGLGFNRAILFLVNEQEKIVEGKMAIGPDTGEEANRIWTKIEEEKKNLDDLIGAYEASDRMIESSLNRQITHIKIPLEANSNNLLAIGVLDAMPLHLTKETIVNYKNDPLVRMLDTEEIAIVPLRGKDKVNGIITADNIFTKKPITKDDLRLLMMLANQAGLAIENSRLYENAIIRSHTDSLTNLWNHGYFQYTLQKELEKAGALNSAVSLIMIDMDNFKDYNDTWGHQTGDKILRDLAGLIQSYSRKMDYVCRYGGEEFTVILPQANKADAIRLAERLREAIIRHKFSHEEIMPGKELTASFGIATYPQDGKTPHELISHSDKMLLKAKKEGKNRVY
- a CDS encoding AAA family ATPase, yielding MYFRKLELCGFKSFADKTVLDFEPGITAVVGPNGCGKSNIFDSIRWVLGEQSVKELRGSKMEDVIFNGSDTKPNLGMAEVSLSFSNESKALPVDSEEVVITRRLFRSGESEYLLNSTQVRLKDIQEIFMGTGIGAESYSLIQQGKIDLILSSRPEDRRLVFDEASGITKYKSQKREAMRKLEDTEQNLLRLNDIVTEVNRQITSLERQANKARRYREVFDELKGLELKLGARQFSDLNGQQLQVRLSASQSREEYAVKSAQMQEISSGLEEHNSRLRQLEERISSLKDKVVSMDNTIERDRQMIAVDTERIEELRLRAERLAGQRAQIELKAKDNKQRLDDFEGEFSKRQAEIEGKKALRSEAERLLDEIASKVKVLNDGVSAAKEKIIGFAGIQVRLRNESVDADVKAQNTFARKRRLELERAKLAQEKSGVEEALAAVALEARQIQGRFDEINSRVSSSVENLNNEKAMLKRLEEEIISLEKDKMGLESQREFLEKLKLKYEDISETHRAVLLLDKLPQEEISGFLAKVGSVSESDDAAGGFSFRAECEAKPIPLGTKEITEKIDAMARNIASLQNACQEKRLFIEALENELSNHREDLHSQEVSLIDKKSQQTGIREQLDKLNSEKELLDFEHQDTEKELAGLKLRQETLGNELKDVENQLKEQNDLIASSQELMLSLGFKREEHLLQFTQLKSEIDSLTRSMDSENETLRMLRTTYEQDRQALGAAVKEIEEAAVKQEELASQIKSMQEEIGRAQQERQTDSALIEDLREQFKLLDGNLIEDRKRHAELAGSVEELSARMHKYEMADQEINFKKGAIKERMLQAYKVDIDTLPVAEGDAPLDMEECVQKIEALKKRVDSYGSVNLVAIEEYDELKTRYDFLIQQQADLVSAKDSLHEAILKINRTTRKMFLDTFSRITEEFRNYFKVLFSGGDAQLFLLDENDPLESGIEIVARPPGKKLQNVLLLSGGEKSMTAIALIFAIFKVNPSPFCVLDEIDAALDEANVDRFSRVLQEFSKASQFIVITHNKKTIANAGVMYGITMEESGVSKIVSVKFSENDKKAAAVSRVRRAGAADEEVPAPAQ
- a CDS encoding electron transfer flavoprotein subunit alpha is translated as MSIQISKEKCTGCKLCIKVCPFGAIAVVDKKAVVDFDKCNLCGACEPVCKFGAIVILKKKAGKPADLKDYKGVWVFCEQKEGKVQSVAYELLGKGRELADKLKTELSAVLIGNDMDGQVDEIIWRGADIVYLVEDLRLLHYMDDVYAYCLTKLINKHKPEIVLCGATTIGRSLISKVAVKIYAGLTADCTGLDIDLKERMLLQTRPAFGGNIMATIITPNHRPQMATVRHKVMKQAAEDKKRKGRVIREEFTPEELASRTTLLDVVEEIESLINISEADIIVSGGRGMRGPENFKLLEGLASVLGGAVGASRSAVDAGWMPYSHQVGQTGKTVCPKIYFACGISGQIQHLVGMQSSKVIVAINHDPHAPIFKVATYGIVADLFEAVPLLTKKFKEIKGGC
- a CDS encoding electron transfer flavoprotein subunit beta/FixA family protein, whose product is MNIIVCIKQVPETTEVRINPETNTLIREGVQSIINPFDMYALEEGIRLKEKLGCKAIALTMGPPQAENALREAISMGIDDGILLTDRAFAGSDTWATSYALSCAIKKIGNYRLIICGKQASDGDTAQVGPGIATHLDIPQITYVKKIESINDKEIKAFRMTEEGYEIIQSSLPALITVVKEINEPRLPSLKGKMRARQAVITKWSAADAAADHKYLGLSGSPTQVVKIFTPAPRQGGQIFEGEAADCADKLVELLKKEI
- a CDS encoding acyl-CoA dehydrogenase family protein, which gives rise to MDYLLTEEQKMIRDLCRQIARDKIKPVAAKYDASEEFPWDMMKILAQSDLFAIFIPAEYGGMGGGVLDLCIATEELSRACGGISVCYAASALGTFPIILFGTDEQKKKYLPPLAKGEKIAAFGITEPAAGSDASAIQTTAKKSGDHYILNGTKHFITNGGEAEIYVIIAMTDKAKGARGASAFIVEKGTPGFTFGKKEDKLGIRASATRELVFTDCKIPAANLLSKEGMGFIVTMHTFDKSRPGVAAQALGIAQGALDEAVKYSTEREQFGKSIASFQGIQWMLADMATEVEAARALVYSVARHVDAGVKNVSKESAMAKLFASDVAMKVTTDAVQILGGYGYMKEYPVEKHMRDAKITQIYEGTNQIQRNIIALQLIKEAKR
- a CDS encoding N-acetyltransferase; this encodes MIRKATINDVKQIQRLINSFAERDMMLPRSLNELYENIRDFFVRVERGRVIGCCALHIVGWEGMAEIKSLAVEKKRHGSGIGRGLLSACLEEARLLKAKKIFALTYCPGFFKKFEFRPIDKSKLPHKIWAECCDCPKFPNCKETAVIRNLK